The DNA region TCTCCCGTGCCGAACGCTCGTCCAGACGCTGGATGGCGAATCCGACGTGCACGATGACGTATTCGCCGATCGTCACGTCAGGGATGTACTGGAGGCACACCTCTTTGCGTACGCCGCCGAAGTCGACGTCGGCCATCAAGGTGCCGTCGACCTCGGCGGCACTGAGGACACACCCGGGAACTGCCAGACACATGGTTTCTCTTCTCTGTGGATCCCTCGGAAACCGGCCGGAGGCGGTCGGGGCCGGTGGCGTCAGCCGGACGCGGCCACGAGTAGCTGCCCGAGGGCGATGCCGCCGTCGTTGGGAGGGAGCAGCCGGGGCCGCAGCACCGTGAACCCCCGCTCGGACAGAAGGTGTTGCGTGGCCTCCAGCAGGACGGCGTTCTGGAAGACACCCCCGCCCAGGGCCACCACCCCGAGGCCGGTCCGGTCCCGGCAGATCTCCGCGAACCGGGTGACGAGCCCGGCGACGGACGTGTGGAAGCGGGCCGCGATCAACTCCGTGGGCACTCCCGCCCGTACGTCGGACACGACCGCGCGGACGACCGGGCCCGGATCGGCCACGGCGGGCTTCTCCTCCGTCCCCGTGGAGGCGAGGCCGAAGGCGTAGCGGCTGTCCGGGACGAGCGGTTCGGCCCGTACGGCACGCGCCAGTCCTTCCAGCTCGACGGCCGCTTCCGCCTCGTAGCTCACCTCGTGCCGCACACCGGCCAGCGAGGCGACGGCGTCGAAGAGCCGGCCCATGCTCGATGTGGGGACGCATCCGAATCCGGTGCCGAACTGATGGGACAGCACGTCCCTCTCCCTCGGCGGGCAGGCGCGGACGGCGGGCAGCTCCTCGTCCCAGTCGACTCCGGCCGCCCGCAGGTGCGCGAGCGCCATCCGGTAGGGCCGCAGCACGCTCGCGTCGCCGCCGGCCAGGGGCACGTATGCGAGGTGGCCCGCCCGGTGGAACGACTTGTAGCCGGCGACCAGCGCCTCACCGCCCCAGGCGGCGCCGTCGGTGCCGTGGCCGGTGCCGTCGAAGGCGATCCCGATCACGCTCTCACCCGGACCGAGGCCGTGTTCACCCATCACGGAGGCGATGTGCGCGTGATGGTGCTGCACCGTGCGGACGGGCCGCCCCCGCGCGTGCTCCTTGGCCCGGACGACGGAGCGGTAACCGGGGTGCCGGTCGGCGACGAGCTGGCCGGGGGCGACGCCGGTGAGGCGTTCGAGGTGCTCCTCGGCCCGGGTCAGCACGTCGTCGGTGGCCGGCGAGTCCATGTCCCCGATGTGCTGGCTCACCCAGGCGTAACGTCCCTCTCCCAGCGCACAGGTGTTCTTGAGATCGGCGCCGACCGCGAGCGTCGGCGGTACGTCGAAGGGCAGCGCGAGAGGCAGCGGGGCGTATCCGCGGGAGCGGCGCAGGGGGAGCTCCGCACCCGCCACGAAGCGGCTCACCGAGTCGTCGCAGGGCACATGGATCTCCCGGTCGTGCCGCAGCCAGGCGTCGACCAACGGGGCCAACTCGGCCAGGGCCGTGGCGTCGTCCGTGACGATCGGCTCACCCGACAGGTTCGCGGACGTCATCACGAGCGCGTCGGGCCCGGGCGGATCGTCCCCGGTCCCGAAGAGCAGCACGTGCAACGGCGTGTACGGAAGCATCAGCCCGAGATCAGGCGTCCCGGGCGCCACCTCCCGTGACACCCCGCCCGCCTCTCCGGGGGCCGCGCGCCGGGGCAGCAGGACGATCGGTCTGCGGGCGCCGGTGAGCAGCGCCTCCTCGTCGTCCGTGAGGGTCACCAGTTCCGCGGCGACCGCGAGACCGGAGACCATGACCGCGAAGGGCTTGCCGCCGCGCCGCTTCCGGCGCCGTAGTTCGGCCACCGCTCCGTCGTTGCGGGCGTCACACGCCAGGTGGTAGCCGCCGAGTCCCTTGACGGCGATGATCCGGCCCTCGGCGAGCAGCGCGCGGGCGGTGCGCAGGGCGTCCTCGCCGTCCGACGGCGTCCCCTCGCCCTTGCGGAGGAGTTCGAGCCGGGGCCCGCAGGCGTGGCAGGCGATCGGCTGTGCGTGGAAGCGGCGGTCGCCGGGGTCCTCGTACTCCGCCCGGCAGGCGCCGCACATCTCGAAGCCGGCCATCGTGGTGGCGGCCCGGTCGTAGGGCACGTCGGTGACGATCGTGAAGCGGGGCCCGCAGTGGGTGCAGGTGATGAACGGATGGCGGTAGCGCCTGTTCCCCGGGGCGCGCATCTCGTCCAGGCAGTCCTGGCAGGTCGCGACGTCCGGGGAGACCAGGGTGCGGGCCCGGCCTCCTCCGGTGGAGGCCTCGATGGTGAACTCGGTGCCTCCGCACACGGGTTGGTCGCAGGTGTGCACGGCTTCGACCAGCGCGAGCGGCGGGGCGTCCGAGAGCAGCCGCCGGCCGAACTCCTCCACCGCCCCGGGGCCGCCCTCGACCTCCGCGACCACGCCGGCACCGGTGTTCGTGACCCAGCCGGCGAGCATGAGCTCCGACGCGGTGACGTAGACGAAGGGCCGGAACCCCACGCCCTGGACCACGCCGTGCACCTCGAACCTCCGGCGGATGCGGTGGCTGCGGGCCTGGCCCATCATCTCCAGACCCGCCAGGGCCTCCTCCGCCTTGGCCCGGTCGATGGCCTCCACGGCGAACCCCATGTGCAGAAGCACCCAGTCACCGCTGCCGGGAGGGTCGTCCAGCATGCCGATGTTGACGCGCCGCCGTGCGCCCTCCACGTCCACGAGCGCGAGTTGGCCGGCGTAACCGTCCACGATCTCCACGACGCGACCGGGGATGCCAAGACACATGATCAGGTTCTCCGGTGCTAGACGCTCTGGGGGTGATGCCCGTCCTGGGGGCCGGTCCCCGCCGGTACGTGCCGCCGGACCAGGGTGCGCACGGTGTCCATCGCACCGGGCACCGCCGCGCGGACCGTACCGCTGAGACCGATTCCTTCCTCCACCCCGGCGGGTGTGCAGCCCACGAGGTAAGTGACCGGAAGAGTACCGCCCAGTTGGTCCAGATGTGCCAGCACTGCAACCGGATTCATCCCATGTGCATCGAATTCACCCGTTCCGATGTGTTCTTCGCTGATCTCCAGTACGGTCATCCCACCGGGCGGGCCCTCTCCCGGATACGTGTCCACCAGGATCAGCGCGTCGTATCCGTCGAGCAGGTCGTACGCGAGGTGCATGCCGCGGATGCCGTAGTCGACCACACGGACGTCCGGTGGCAGGCCGCCGGCTCCGGCCAGCTGCCGCACCACCTCCGGGCCGAAACCGTCGTCGCCCAGGAAGAGGTTGCCGACTCCCGCCACGAGTACACGGCCGGCCACCTCAGGACTGGTCCTCGGCGCGCCGCGTGCCGGGCTGGTGGGCGGGGCCGGTCCGGTCGTCCCCGCCCCCGTCCCGGGAGCGCTCCTCGGAGGACCGGGATCGGTGCGCGGGCTTCTCGTCCGCGGGAGACGCCGCCGCGCCCCGCTCCGTCCGCGCGGGATCGGACGCCTTCACCTCGTCGTCCTCGACGGGCCCGGTCGCCCCGCCCGTCCTCGCCCCCTCCTTGCGCGACCGCTCCTTCCCCTCGACGCCGGCCGACGTACGGCGCCCTTCGTACGGGGGCACGGTCCTGCCCCGGGTGTCCTCGCCCTCAGGTCGGTTCGGTTTGCTCGACATGTTCCGCTCCTGCCGTGGTCGTCGGATCGGGGGTCCGTCTCAGCCGCCGCCGGACTGAAGGTCCGGGGCGTCCGGGTCGTGGGATGTCTGCGGCTGGACCGAGGTGTCGGACTGCTCGTCGGAGGTGCCCTCCGGCCGGTCGGAGGGCCCGCCCGACGGTTCGTCCGACCCGGTGTCGCGCGAGCCCTTGGGGCCCCGTGCCTCCTGGGGCTCCTCCTCGAGGTGCCCACCGGGGGCGTCGGAATCCGGCGTACCGGTCATGGCGACCACTTCCTCACTCACATCGGAACTCACATCGAACGGATCTTCAGGTACCGGCGGATGTCGGGGATCGACTTCACCGCGACACCCGCGGCGACCAGTGCGGCGGCGGCGGCCACGGCGGTGGTGACCATGCCCAGGGTCTTCATGAGCGGCTCTCCTCTCGGTGTTCCGGACTCGTGGCGGGAAGCGGTTCGACCTCGTCGGGTGCGAAGTAGAGGTAGCGGCCGTACCAGTCGTGCATGTCCGCGGCCGGGTCGTCGACCAGCACCACCGCGACGTGTGTGCCCCCGTCCACGTCCGAGAGCACGGCGGTCACCCGCGCGACCTGGCCGGCGAAGAACAGGTCCTGCGCGTCGGCCCGGCGGGACGGGCGCAGCGTCACGAGACTGCCCTTGGTGACGCCGACGCCCCCGATCACGACCGTGTCGCTCCCGGGTGGTACGTCCGCGTCGGACGCCGGATCCCACCAGGGCGCACCGGCGGTGTCGAAAGCGGCGGCCCCGGCCTCGCCCGCGGTCCTCTCCGCGTGCGGATCACGCATCAGCCCGTGCAACCGCTGCATGTCGGCCGGCGACATACCGTCGCACCGGTCGATGATCTCCCGCGCGCGCGGATCGGTCGCCCGGGCCTCGGCCTTCTCCTTCTCCGTCATGGTCATCACCCGCAGGGTCAGGATCTCGTCGATCTCGGTCGAGTCGAAGAGGGCGCCGGCACTCTGCTCGGCCACTTCCGGGTGGTCGTACAGGATGATCGGGGCGCCCAGCACGGTGTCCGTCGAACCCTTCGCCCCGGCGAGGACCGGCCAGCACCGGCGCTGATGGCAGCGGCCGGCGGCCTCGGCGGCCTCGGCGGGCGGTTCGAGCAGGGACACGAATGTGGCGTCACGCGCCTCCAGGATCAGATGGGCGCCGATCAGCGACGCCCGGATCGCGGCGTTCTTGTCGTCCGCCGGATCGGGATGCTCGTTGCGCACGGACACCGAGAGGCGCAGATGGCCGCCGTCGGCCACCGTGTGCGTCCGGATCCGAACCGTCAGCGGCAGCCGCCGCCGTACGATCCGGCCCGGCACCGAGCCGCGCGCGTCGGTCAACGGCTCCGTCTCCTCCCCGCCCGCCACCTGGCGCAGTGTGTCGGTGGGCCCGCCGAGTCCGGTCGCGGGCAGTGTGATCTCCCGCTCGACCGCCTCGTCCCAGCTCAGCTCCCGCACCCCGTCC from Streptomyces sp. NBC_01754 includes:
- a CDS encoding DUF6893 family small protein — encoded protein: MKTLGMVTTAVAAAAALVAAGVAVKSIPDIRRYLKIRSM
- the hypF gene encoding carbamoyltransferase HypF — its product is MCLGIPGRVVEIVDGYAGQLALVDVEGARRRVNIGMLDDPPGSGDWVLLHMGFAVEAIDRAKAEEALAGLEMMGQARSHRIRRRFEVHGVVQGVGFRPFVYVTASELMLAGWVTNTGAGVVAEVEGGPGAVEEFGRRLLSDAPPLALVEAVHTCDQPVCGGTEFTIEASTGGGRARTLVSPDVATCQDCLDEMRAPGNRRYRHPFITCTHCGPRFTIVTDVPYDRAATTMAGFEMCGACRAEYEDPGDRRFHAQPIACHACGPRLELLRKGEGTPSDGEDALRTARALLAEGRIIAVKGLGGYHLACDARNDGAVAELRRRKRRGGKPFAVMVSGLAVAAELVTLTDDEEALLTGARRPIVLLPRRAAPGEAGGVSREVAPGTPDLGLMLPYTPLHVLLFGTGDDPPGPDALVMTSANLSGEPIVTDDATALAELAPLVDAWLRHDREIHVPCDDSVSRFVAGAELPLRRSRGYAPLPLALPFDVPPTLAVGADLKNTCALGEGRYAWVSQHIGDMDSPATDDVLTRAEEHLERLTGVAPGQLVADRHPGYRSVVRAKEHARGRPVRTVQHHHAHIASVMGEHGLGPGESVIGIAFDGTGHGTDGAAWGGEALVAGYKSFHRAGHLAYVPLAGGDASVLRPYRMALAHLRAAGVDWDEELPAVRACPPRERDVLSHQFGTGFGCVPTSSMGRLFDAVASLAGVRHEVSYEAEAAVELEGLARAVRAEPLVPDSRYAFGLASTGTEEKPAVADPGPVVRAVVSDVRAGVPTELIAARFHTSVAGLVTRFAEICRDRTGLGVVALGGGVFQNAVLLEATQHLLSERGFTVLRPRLLPPNDGGIALGQLLVAASG
- a CDS encoding HypC/HybG/HupF family hydrogenase formation chaperone, giving the protein MCLAVPGCVLSAAEVDGTLMADVDFGGVRKEVCLQYIPDVTIGEYVIVHVGFAIQRLDERSARETLANFERLGILAEEFGDVPEVAAPQQHLPEGAGR
- a CDS encoding hydrogenase maturation protease, giving the protein MAGRVLVAGVGNLFLGDDGFGPEVVRQLAGAGGLPPDVRVVDYGIRGMHLAYDLLDGYDALILVDTYPGEGPPGGMTVLEISEEHIGTGEFDAHGMNPVAVLAHLDQLGGTLPVTYLVGCTPAGVEEGIGLSGTVRAAVPGAMDTVRTLVRRHVPAGTGPQDGHHPQSV